In Rhizoctonia solani chromosome 6, complete sequence, the sequence AAGGAGTGGTTCAACATTCGCCTCCCTCTATCCTCTTTCTTTCACTTCACCGTTCGTTCTCTTGCACAATGACCATTCGTAATTCTCTCATTTCACTCACATTCCTTGCTATCGCAGCCAATGCTGCTCGCAACTGCTCCGATTCGCATTCAAGTTTGCGAATGCACAAACGTGCGCCGAATTATGACAAGAGTAAGCTCACGGTTATACTTCTGCACGGGCTAACACCCGAATCTTTTTTCGCTTAGAGGCTTCGGTCCAAATGTTTGGCTGGAACTGGAAGAGCATTGCTGCTGAATGCGAGCAATTCCTTGGTCCGGCTGGCGTCGGGTTTGTTCAGGTAAATCCGCCCCAAGAGCACATAAGAGGAGACCAGTGGTGGGTAGATTATCAAGTGGTCAGCTATCAAATCCAGTCAAAGCGTGGATCACGTTCCGACTTTGCGGAAATGGTTGGCCGATGCAAAAATGCTGGCGTGAAGGTTTCCGTCGGTACGTGCTCATTGAGCTACCATATGGTTAACCGAACTCACCTGCTCTCCTATAAGATGTAATCTGGAACCACATGTCTGGCGTAGACAATGGTTTGTTCTGTCCTTCTAGTACAGTGCACCTTTCGCTCGTGCTGATAGTATTCAATAGGCGTTGGCATCGCTGGAACCCGTAAGCCCCGTTCTACTGCGCCATGCCATCGAAACCAATCAGCTAATCAAAACAATTTCCAGAGTTTAGCCACTATAACTACCCTGGATTGTACAGTTGGAACGTGAGTCCTTGACATCCAATGTGGATTCTATTTATTCACAAACAAGATGTAGGATTTTCATCATTGTGGTGAGTCCTCTAATGACCTGGCCCCCTACCCAGAAGAAACTTAACTTCATGTCGTAGGGATGACCAACAATGACGATATTCGTAAGTTTACTACAAACGGAGAGTCGGATATAGGCTAAACACACGGTAAAGAGGACTGGGGTAACCGGGATCAAAACTGGAATTGTGAATTGGTTAACCTGGCTGAGTGGGTAGTCTCTAACCCACTTTTGGGGGCATTGCTGATATAAAGGTAGCCTAAACACCGGTTCGGAATACGTGCGCAGCAAGTTGGCTATCTTTTCAAACGATTTGCTCTCCCTTGGGGTCGATGGATTTCGCATTGACGCGGCGAAGCGTAGGCCATTGATCACAAGCTTGTTCTCGAGTCTGACCGTCGCCTTTATATAGATATGCATCCAAACGATATTCGTGCAATCATGAGTAAACTTGCTCGTCCGCCACTTTACATTTCCCAAGAGGTCGTGGACACAGGAGGATCCATGGTCGGCATGTACACTGATATAGGGGATGTTCAAGAGTAGGTGGATTATATGCACCAATTACCTAGTACAAACACAGCCCGTTGTTAGATTTCGATACCCGGAAGCCCTGAAGGCGGCTTTTAGCGGAGGAGGAATAGCCGGGCTTCGTGGCATTGAGAACCGAGGTAACTACTCTAAACAAT encodes:
- a CDS encoding alpha-amylase, coding for MTIRNSLISLTFLAIAANAARNCSDSHSSLRMHKRAPNYDKKASVQMFGWNWKSIAAECEQFLGPAGVGFVQVNPPQEHIRGDQWWVDYQVVSYQIQSKRGSRSDFAEMVGRCKNAGVKVSVDVIWNHMSGVDNGVGIAGTQFSHYNYPGLYSWNDFHHCGMTNNDDIQDWGNRDQNWNCELVNLADLNTGSEYVRSKLAIFSNDLLSLGVDGFRIDAAKHMHPNDIRAIMSKLARPPLYISQEVVDTGGSMVGMYTDIGDVQEFRYPEALKAAFSGGGIAGLRGIENRGWLASSSANVFVTNHDQERGGNALTYRSPSNTYALAHVFMLSYPYGTPTILSSYGFDDTNAGAPSGAWGSCNGSGGANGWLCQHRWTPIAGMIKFYNKVDGTNLNDWVQGTNQQIAFGRGNAGFVAINNEDWQWSRTFKTSLPSATYCDVITGKKSGSSCTGGKITIANGSLTVTIPGRSAVAYHIGAKY